In Agrococcus jenensis, the genomic window GAAGCCGAAGTTGCCGAACGGCGCGATCTCGACCTGCTCGACCTCGAGCGTCGCGGTGTCGACGAGCGACACGGTGTAGCTGTCGTGGTCGACGGTCGCGACCCACTCGCCCTCGGGGTCGGCGAGCACGTCGAACGGGCGCACGCCGACGTCGGCGCTCGCCGTGAAGGCGCCCTGCGCCACATCGAAGACCTCGAGCCAAGCCGGGTCCGGCCAGCGGTGCACCGCGACGTACACCCGCGTGCCGTCGGGCGAGACGGCGATGCCGAGCCCGCCGTCGCGGTACTCCCCGAACGCGTCGGAACCTGGCGGATGCAGCTGCGCGTCGTGGAGGAAGGGCAGGAGCGCGGTGCGCTCTCGGCTCACGAGGTCGACGACCGCGAGCCCCTCGGCGGTCGCGACGAACGCGGTGTCGGCCGTAGCGGCGACGCCCTATGGCGCGCGCCCCACCGTGACGACGTCGAGCACCGGCGACCTGGCGTCCGGGTCGACGATCGCGAGCCCGTCGGACGCGGCGAGGGTCGCCAGCAGCACGGGGGTGGCCTGCGGAGACGGCGTCGGTGACGGCGCCGTCGACGGCTCGGGCTCAGCCGAGCGCGTCGCGGATGCGGCGGGACTCGGCGTCGGGACGAGCGCCCCGGGCACGCAGCCGGCGAGCAGCGTGGCCGCGATGACCATCGCCGCGATCCTCACCGCGCTCCGCACGCCCCCATGCTCTCAGCATCGGGGACTGCAGCGTCCGGGCGCTCAGCAGCGAGCGCTGGGCATCGGCGATCGCCGGTGGCTGCTTCGTCCCCCGATGGGGGACTACGGTGGCTCCGTGACTCGACCTGATGAGCCGCGTGGTGGCCCGCTCGACGGGGGTGGGCGCGACGAGGCGTCGACGACCGGCACCGGGCCCGCATCCGTCGCCGATCCCGAGGTGACCGGTGAGGGCGCGCTCGCGCCCATGACCGCGGCCGCGCCCGACGCGAAGGCCGCCGCGCGCGTGGCGAAGCGCTCGGTCGCCCGCGCCCTGCCGATGTTCCGCGTCGCGATCGCCGTGCGCGCGGCGCTCGCCGCGATGGCCGCCTGGCTGCTCGCCAACCGGATGGGCGGCGATCTGGCCGACTACGCCTACGCCGCGCCACTCGGGGCGTTCGTCGCGACCGGCACCACGATCTTCACCGTCGCTCGCACCGCGCTGCGGCAGGCGATCGGCATGCTGGTGGGCGCGATCATCGGTATCGGCCTGCTCGCCGTCGAGTGGCCCGGCATCGCCAAGATCGGCCTCATCGCGGGGGTCGCCGTGCTCATGCAGGGCATCCCTCGCTTCGGCCAGGCCGCGACGGTCGTGCCGGTCGTCGCGCTCCTCGTCATCATCTTCGGCGGCGTCGATGCCGACGGCTACGCGATCGGCTACGTCGGGCAGTTCACGCTCGGCATGGCGATCGGCGTGCTCGTGAACGCCGTGGCGATGCCGCCGCTCTACGACCGCGAGACGCGGCAGCAGATCCACGACACCGTCGACGACCTCGCCGAGCGCACGGAGGTGCTCGCCGACACGCTCAGGGGCGAGTGGCCACCCGAGCGTGAGGACTGGGCGGGGTGGGGCCCGGAGCTCCGCGACCGGGTCGTCGCGCTCGACGCGCAGGTCGACGAGGCGCGTGAGGCGCGACGCTTCAACGTGCGGATGCTGTGGCACCGGCACGACCTCGACGCCGACGAGCAGGCGGTGTCGGCGCTGCGCTCGGTCGTCTTCCGGATGGACGACGTGCTTGAGGCGCTCGCGGCCGCAGCGTGGGACCGGCCGATCGAGATCACGCTCGAGCGCGACGAGCGGAGGCTCGCCGCCGATGCCGTCGCGGCGCTCGCCGTGCAGCTGCGCGCGTGGCACGACCGCGGCGACGTCGACGCCGCGTCGGCGACCTCGCAGGAGGCCATCGACGCGCTCTACCGCAGCTCGATCGCGCACGAGGAGCCGCAGTCGGGCGTCGCGACGGTCGTCTTCGCGCTGCGGGCGATGCGCGAGCGGGTGGACTGGGCGGCCTCCGCCCAGCCGCCGCAGCCCTCGCGCTGACCGGGCGCCTGGCAGCGACGCGCGCTTGCTCCGGTTCCGGTACCGATGTGTCGGTCGCGGGTGCCTCGCACCGACACATCGGTACCGGAAACCGGCCCAGTGCGGTCAGCGGCGCGCGAGCCGCATCGGCGCGACGAGCAGTCCGCGGTCCTCGCGCATCCACACCTGCCCGGTCGCGCGTCGCTCTGCGCGGGTGGCGAACCGGTAGCGGTAGACGCGCGCCCGCACCCAGCGCGGTGGCTCGCCGTCGAACGGGTCGTGACCGAGCAGGCGCAGGGTCGGCGGGTCTGCTTCGAGCAGCCGCTCGAGCAGCACCCGGAACCATGTGCCCCGCTGTCCCAGCGCCAGGAACCACATGAGCCAGTCGAGGCGCAGGTGGTACGGCGCGAACCAGCCCGGCACCCGTCGCACGTCGCCGGGCTTGCCCTTGAAGCCGTACTCGACCCAGTCGCCGTCCTCCGGCGCATCCGCCATCGTGCCCTCGATGATGATCTCGTCGCGCCGCTTCGTCACGGTGCCGAACGCGCCGTAGGCGTTGGCGAGCCGCAGCCGGTTGAACGACGCGTTCATGAGCTGACGCTCCGACGCGAGGTTGCGCGCCGACGGGATCGAGAGCCAGGCGTAGGCGACGAAGACGATGGCGATCAGGATGCCGAACCACATCGGCGTCGGCTCGTACGCGCGGGTCTCGGGCCAGGCGGGCAGCAGCCACGCGACGGCGCGATCGTCGACGGCCGCGAAGGCGAGCACAATCGTGATCCAGTTGAGCCAGGCGAAGTTGCCGGTCAGCACGAGCCAGCCCTGCGTGAGGATCATGATCGCTGCGGCAGCGGTCATGATCGCGCCGAGCACCGCGGTGACGCCGGTCGCGTCGCCGCGCACCCCGCCGATCGCGCCGAGGGCGCAGACGAGCAGCACCCACGGCGCGACGAGCTGCGCGAAGTGATTGCCGAGCACCTCGACCTTGTGCCACCACGCCGGCGCGAGGTGCGCCCAGCGGCTGAGCGGATTCGGCATCGGCTGCGTCTCGTGGTGGTACATGAGCGCCGTCAGGTCGCGCCACTCGCGGCCGCCGCGCAGCTTGATCATCCCGGCGCCGAACTCGAGCCGGAACACCAGCCAGACGATGAGCAGCAGCGCGAGCGTCGGCGGTGCCACCGCATCCG contains:
- a CDS encoding lipase maturation factor family protein; amino-acid sequence: MDWGAIVGWLDAPHAELARQVLQRGTAAIFAVAFLSTLLQFPALLGERGLSPAPRYIAAGALEGQPSIFRWHYSDRFLRILCVVCIAIALALVAGLPQLGPPWLPMLAFLVLWIVYLSILPIGQVFYGFGWELLLCEAGFLVAFLGSDAVAPPTLALLLIVWLVFRLEFGAGMIKLRGGREWRDLTALMYHHETQPMPNPLSRWAHLAPAWWHKVEVLGNHFAQLVAPWVLLVCALGAIGGVRGDATGVTAVLGAIMTAAAAIMILTQGWLVLTGNFAWLNWITIVLAFAAVDDRAVAWLLPAWPETRAYEPTPMWFGILIAIVFVAYAWLSIPSARNLASERQLMNASFNRLRLANAYGAFGTVTKRRDEIIIEGTMADAPEDGDWVEYGFKGKPGDVRRVPGWFAPYHLRLDWLMWFLALGQRGTWFRVLLERLLEADPPTLRLLGHDPFDGEPPRWVRARVYRYRFATRAERRATGQVWMREDRGLLVAPMRLARR
- a CDS encoding FUSC family protein, with product MTRPDEPRGGPLDGGGRDEASTTGTGPASVADPEVTGEGALAPMTAAAPDAKAAARVAKRSVARALPMFRVAIAVRAALAAMAAWLLANRMGGDLADYAYAAPLGAFVATGTTIFTVARTALRQAIGMLVGAIIGIGLLAVEWPGIAKIGLIAGVAVLMQGIPRFGQAATVVPVVALLVIIFGGVDADGYAIGYVGQFTLGMAIGVLVNAVAMPPLYDRETRQQIHDTVDDLAERTEVLADTLRGEWPPEREDWAGWGPELRDRVVALDAQVDEAREARRFNVRMLWHRHDLDADEQAVSALRSVVFRMDDVLEALAAAAWDRPIEITLERDERRLAADAVAALAVQLRAWHDRGDVDAASATSQEAIDALYRSSIAHEEPQSGVATVVFALRAMRERVDWAASAQPPQPSR